Proteins encoded in a region of the Planococcus citri chromosome 1, ihPlaCitr1.1, whole genome shotgun sequence genome:
- the Lnk gene encoding SH2B adapter protein 2 isoform X1, protein MASEFGDVHVNLHDFCDRHAKAAAVDLVTAFCSYKAFRSCDGVKSACASYTEFAKKFADRFVVHFENEFLKRNPAPSNNTSDCAVSRAASNSNEELSDLSENEVENQSPRFNQKPFFRRLSFKGLRKGKNFFRKQDSDEIELSMNEKKNDKQTKSKLAKITVECRRNGLASYLVAENMDGQPKWEKCRLSLSTSAAGGYILVFYCPPKANKPKCGVFCHLITEVRETTALEMPDKENTFVVRAAHNAEYVIEAQSSEDRRDWVATLKYCMRESRAIVDGADRVSLGTVNEEPGLLRSIAMCNKSSTVDSDIPDLPPRPTGTKLENVPGYHNETLHSSRMDMDNGFEAAVDVDLSTELRDYPWFHGTLVRSEATNLVQHSGENGHGVFLVRQSETRKGEFVLTFNFHGRAKHLRLLLNETKQCCVQHLWFPSIFDALEHFRQNSIPLENGGVGDVKLTEYIINTPSPAQPIVHNQRNNGPVEPRHPIAVPQPREIIKINGSLRVKTEYLELNENLLSSSPTTSTSNASASNTGTNNNRAIANTYSFI, encoded by the exons ATGGCCAGTGAATTCGGTGATGTACACGTGAATTTGCACGATTTTTGCGATCGACACGCAAAAGCTGCTGCCGTCGATTTAGTTACGGCGTTCTGCTCATACAAAGCCTTCCGATCCTGCGACGGTGTCAAGTCAGCTTGCGCTTCGTATACGGAATTTGCGAAGAAATTTGCCGACAGATTCGTGGTGCACTTCGAGAACGAGTTCCTCAAAAGGAACCCAGCTCCGTCCAACAACACCAGTGACTGCGCCGTCTCGCGTGCTGCTTCAAACAGCAACGAAGAACTGAGCGATTTATCggaaaatgaagttgaaaaccAATCGCCCAGATTCAACCAAAAGCCATTCTTTCGAAGGCTCTCGTTTAAAGGTTTACGGAAGGGTAAAAACTTCTTCCGCAAACAAGATTCCGATGAAATAGAACTTTCAATGAACGAGAAGAAAAATGATAAGCAAACGAAATCTAAATTAGCTAAAATCACCGTGGAATGTCGCAGGAATGGTTTAGCTAGTTATTTGGTTGCTGAAAATATGGATGGTCAACCTAAATGGGAAAAATGCCGATTATCTTTATCTACCAGTGCCGCTGGTGGTTACATTTTAGTATTTTACTGTCCTCCAAAG GCGAACAAACCCAAGTGTGGAGTATTCTGTCATTTGATTACTGAAGTGCGAGAAACAACTGCGTTAGAAATGCCTGATAAAGAAAATACATTTGTCGTTCGT GCTGCTCATAATGCTGAGTACGTAATCGAAGCTCAAAGCTCAGAAGATCGAAGGGACTGGGTAGCTACGTTGAAGTATTGTATGAGAGAAAGTAGAGCCATCGTCGATGGAGCTGACCG AGTTTCACTTGGGACGGTAAACGAAGAACCTGGTCTATTAAGATCTATTGCTATGTGCAATAAATCTTCTACGGTCGATTCCGACATTCCAGACTTACCACCCAGACCGACCGGTACTAAGCTAGAAAATGTACCTGGATACCACAATGAAACGTTGCATTCCTCAAGAATGGATATGGATAATG GCTTCGAAGCTGCAGTTGATGTAGATTTATCAACCGAACTACGAGACTATCCATGGTTCCATGGAACTTTGGTCCGTTCCGAAGCTACCAATTTAGTCCAGCATTCGGGAGAAAATGGTCACGGTGTGTTTCTAGTTCGGCAGTCGGAAACTCGTAAAGGAGAATTCGTATTAACGTTTAATTTTCACGGCCGAGCAAAA CATTTAAGATTATTGTTGAATGAAACGAAGCAATGCTGCGTGCAGCATTTATGGTTTCCTTCGATATTCGACGCTTTGgaacattttcgtcaaaattccaTACCTTTGGAGAATGGCGGAGTCGGTGACGTTAAATTGACCGAGTATATAATCAATACTCCATCACCGGCGCAACCTATTGTACATAATCAAAGAAATAACGGCCCTGTCGAACCTAGGCATCCTATTGCCGTTCCTCAACCTAGAGAA ataattaaaattaacGGCTCTCTACGTGTGAAAACCGAATATTtagaattaaatgaaaatttactttcaagTTCTCCCACAACTTCGACATCAAACGCATCTGCCTCTAATACTGGAACAAATAATAATAGAGCTATCGCAAACACCTAtagttttatataa
- the Lnk gene encoding SH2B adapter protein 2 isoform X2: protein MASEFGDVHVNLHDFCDRHAKAAAVDLVTAFCSYKAFRSCDGVKSACASYTEFAKKFADRFVVHFENEFLKRNPAPSNNTSDCAVSRAASNSNEELSDLSENEVENQSPRFNQKPFFRRLSFKGLRKGKNFFRKQDSDEIELSMNEKKNDKQTKSKLAKITVECRRNGLASYLVAENMDGQPKWEKCRLSLSTSAAGGYILVFYCPPKANKPKCGVFCHLITEVRETTALEMPDKENTFVVRAAHNAEYVIEAQSSEDRRDWVATLKYCMRESRAIVDGADRVSLGTVNEEPGLLRSIAMCNKSSTVDSDIPDLPPRPTGTKLENVPGYHNETLHSSRMDMDNGFEAAVDVDLSTELRDYPWFHGTLVRSEATNLVQHSGENGHGVFLVRQSETRKGEFVLTFNFHGRAKHLRLLLNETKQCCVQHLWFPSIFDALEHFRQNSIPLENGGVGDVKLTEYIINTPSPAQPIVHNQRNNGPVEPRHPIAVPQPRED from the exons ATGGCCAGTGAATTCGGTGATGTACACGTGAATTTGCACGATTTTTGCGATCGACACGCAAAAGCTGCTGCCGTCGATTTAGTTACGGCGTTCTGCTCATACAAAGCCTTCCGATCCTGCGACGGTGTCAAGTCAGCTTGCGCTTCGTATACGGAATTTGCGAAGAAATTTGCCGACAGATTCGTGGTGCACTTCGAGAACGAGTTCCTCAAAAGGAACCCAGCTCCGTCCAACAACACCAGTGACTGCGCCGTCTCGCGTGCTGCTTCAAACAGCAACGAAGAACTGAGCGATTTATCggaaaatgaagttgaaaaccAATCGCCCAGATTCAACCAAAAGCCATTCTTTCGAAGGCTCTCGTTTAAAGGTTTACGGAAGGGTAAAAACTTCTTCCGCAAACAAGATTCCGATGAAATAGAACTTTCAATGAACGAGAAGAAAAATGATAAGCAAACGAAATCTAAATTAGCTAAAATCACCGTGGAATGTCGCAGGAATGGTTTAGCTAGTTATTTGGTTGCTGAAAATATGGATGGTCAACCTAAATGGGAAAAATGCCGATTATCTTTATCTACCAGTGCCGCTGGTGGTTACATTTTAGTATTTTACTGTCCTCCAAAG GCGAACAAACCCAAGTGTGGAGTATTCTGTCATTTGATTACTGAAGTGCGAGAAACAACTGCGTTAGAAATGCCTGATAAAGAAAATACATTTGTCGTTCGT GCTGCTCATAATGCTGAGTACGTAATCGAAGCTCAAAGCTCAGAAGATCGAAGGGACTGGGTAGCTACGTTGAAGTATTGTATGAGAGAAAGTAGAGCCATCGTCGATGGAGCTGACCG AGTTTCACTTGGGACGGTAAACGAAGAACCTGGTCTATTAAGATCTATTGCTATGTGCAATAAATCTTCTACGGTCGATTCCGACATTCCAGACTTACCACCCAGACCGACCGGTACTAAGCTAGAAAATGTACCTGGATACCACAATGAAACGTTGCATTCCTCAAGAATGGATATGGATAATG GCTTCGAAGCTGCAGTTGATGTAGATTTATCAACCGAACTACGAGACTATCCATGGTTCCATGGAACTTTGGTCCGTTCCGAAGCTACCAATTTAGTCCAGCATTCGGGAGAAAATGGTCACGGTGTGTTTCTAGTTCGGCAGTCGGAAACTCGTAAAGGAGAATTCGTATTAACGTTTAATTTTCACGGCCGAGCAAAA CATTTAAGATTATTGTTGAATGAAACGAAGCAATGCTGCGTGCAGCATTTATGGTTTCCTTCGATATTCGACGCTTTGgaacattttcgtcaaaattccaTACCTTTGGAGAATGGCGGAGTCGGTGACGTTAAATTGACCGAGTATATAATCAATACTCCATCACCGGCGCAACCTATTGTACATAATCAAAGAAATAACGGCCCTGTCGAACCTAGGCATCCTATTGCCGTTCCTCAACCTAGAGAA GACTGA